From a region of the Bacteroidales bacterium genome:
- a CDS encoding epoxyqueuosine reductase QueH: MNTNYQKILDETLEEIAELRSKPSLLLHSCCGPCSSYVLEYLSKYFCITIFYYNPNIFPKEEYRKRLNEQRRLIDLLNEDKINKVNKKESLLTHTDLIKIIEGDYYPDVFDELVKGMEDMPEGGDRCTKCYELRLQEAAIIAKKLNFDYFTTTLSVSPMKNADKLNKIGGELAEKYGLKYLLSDFKKKEGYKRSIELSKIYGIYRQEYCGCIYSKSITCILK; the protein is encoded by the coding sequence ATGAATACTAATTATCAAAAAATATTAGACGAGACTCTGGAAGAAATTGCAGAATTGCGAAGTAAACCTTCTTTATTATTACATAGTTGTTGTGGACCGTGTAGTAGTTATGTTCTTGAGTATTTATCGAAATATTTTTGTATAACTATATTCTATTATAATCCCAATATATTTCCGAAAGAAGAATATCGGAAAAGACTGAACGAACAAAGGAGGTTGATTGATTTATTGAATGAGGATAAAATAAATAAAGTCAATAAGAAAGAAAGTTTATTGACACACACAGATTTAATCAAAATTATTGAAGGTGACTATTACCCTGATGTTTTTGATGAATTAGTGAAAGGGATGGAAGATATGCCGGAGGGAGGAGACAGATGTACAAAATGTTATGAATTAAGATTGCAAGAAGCGGCAATTATCGCTAAAAAACTGAATTTCGATTATTTCACAACTACACTTTCCGTTAGTCCGATGAAGAATGCTGATAAGTTAAATAAGATCGGCGGTGAACTTGCCGAAAAGTACGGATTAAAATACTTATTATCAGATTTTAAAAAGAAAGAAGGATATAAACGTTCGATTGAACTTTCAAAAATATATGGTATTTATAGACAGGAGTATTGTGGGTGTATATATTCTAAATCAATTACTTGCATATTAAAATAA
- the rplT gene encoding 50S ribosomal protein L20, protein MPRSVNAVASRARRKKILNRTKGAYQGRRNVWTVAKNSWEKGQTYAYRDRRDKKGTFRALWITRINAAVRQYGMSYSEFMGKLHKKDIQLSRKVLADLAMNHPEAFKEIVNTVK, encoded by the coding sequence ATGCCAAGATCAGTAAATGCAGTTGCATCAAGGGCAAGAAGAAAAAAGATCCTTAATAGAACTAAGGGTGCCTACCAAGGTAGGAGAAATGTCTGGACGGTCGCCAAGAATTCTTGGGAAAAAGGTCAAACTTATGCCTACCGCGACAGACGCGATAAAAAAGGTACTTTCAGGGCGTTATGGATTACGCGTATCAACGCTGCCGTACGTCAATACGGAATGTCTTATTCGGAATTTATGGGTAAACTCCATAAAAAAGATATTCAACTAAGTCGTAAAGTTCTTGCAGACTTAGCGATGAACCATCCGGAAGCATTTAAAGAAATTGTTAATACAGTTAAATAA
- the rpmI gene encoding 50S ribosomal protein L35: protein MPKLKTKSAAKKRFGFTGTGKLKRKHAYHSHILTKKSNKRKRNLVKVVVVNKADVAAIKDMLNK from the coding sequence ATGCCAAAATTAAAAACTAAATCCGCTGCTAAGAAACGTTTCGGTTTTACAGGCACCGGTAAATTGAAAAGGAAACATGCTTATCACAGCCATATCCTAACAAAAAAATCCAACAAAAGAAAACGTAATCTTGTGAAGGTTGTTGTTGTTAATAAAGCGGATGTTGCTGCTATTAAAGATATGTTGAATAAGTAA